In Phaeobacter piscinae, one genomic interval encodes:
- a CDS encoding YcjX family protein yields the protein MGLSSLADGVLRSVEGAGASLSESLFEPSIRLGVTGLARAGKTVFITSLVANLMNRGRMVQLSAAREGRIETAFLQPQPDDTVPRFDYENHLGALTGPRPYWPDSTRAVSELRLSLRVQPNGLLSGLQGPRTLHLDIVDYPGEWLLDLALLDKSYTQWCDEVLTRIRGRAQAQTFLDLAQKADATAPHDEPLAQDLAGAFAAYLQAARAAGYYDCTPGRFLLPGDLAGSPVLTFAPIPLSDTAPRRSLHREMERRFEAYKSKVVKPFFRDHFARIDRQVVLVDALSAIHSGPRAVEDLRHAMTDILAAFRPGRNGFLRQILRGKRVEKILFAATKADHLHHQQHPQLTAIIEALTRDARDRARFAGAETAALSLAALRATTEELRSHNGSDLPCVRGTLLDSGKPAAFYPGALPQDPSHLLTPARQGAESWLDGDYQAMAFAPAPLTLRPGDGPPHIRLDRAAEFLIGDRL from the coding sequence TTGGGACTATCATCACTGGCAGACGGGGTTTTGCGCAGCGTCGAGGGGGCGGGCGCCTCCCTATCGGAGAGCCTGTTTGAACCCTCGATCCGCCTTGGCGTCACCGGTCTGGCCCGCGCGGGCAAAACGGTGTTCATCACCTCGCTGGTGGCCAATCTGATGAACCGGGGCCGTATGGTGCAGCTGTCTGCCGCGCGCGAAGGACGGATTGAGACGGCGTTTCTGCAACCCCAGCCGGACGACACCGTGCCCCGCTTTGACTATGAAAATCACCTTGGCGCCCTCACGGGGCCGCGTCCCTATTGGCCCGACAGCACTCGGGCCGTGTCTGAGCTGCGGCTCAGCCTCAGGGTCCAGCCCAACGGGCTGCTGTCGGGCTTGCAGGGGCCGCGCACGCTGCATCTGGATATCGTGGATTACCCCGGCGAATGGCTGCTGGATCTGGCGCTTCTCGACAAATCCTATACTCAATGGTGCGATGAGGTGCTGACCCGTATCCGCGGTCGCGCGCAGGCGCAGACGTTTCTGGATCTGGCGCAAAAGGCCGACGCCACCGCTCCGCATGATGAGCCGCTGGCGCAAGATTTGGCCGGGGCATTTGCGGCCTATCTGCAGGCCGCCCGAGCCGCTGGCTACTATGATTGCACACCGGGGCGCTTCCTGCTGCCCGGCGATCTGGCGGGCTCCCCGGTGCTGACCTTCGCGCCAATCCCGCTGTCGGATACCGCCCCCCGCCGGTCCCTGCACCGCGAGATGGAGCGCCGATTTGAGGCCTATAAATCCAAGGTCGTCAAACCCTTCTTTCGCGATCACTTTGCCCGCATTGACCGGCAGGTGGTGCTGGTTGATGCCCTGAGCGCCATCCATTCCGGCCCCCGCGCTGTGGAGGATCTGCGCCACGCGATGACCGATATTCTTGCGGCCTTCCGTCCGGGCCGAAACGGCTTTCTGCGCCAGATCCTGCGCGGCAAACGGGTGGAGAAAATCCTGTTTGCGGCGACCAAGGCTGATCACCTGCATCACCAGCAGCACCCCCAGCTGACCGCCATCATCGAGGCGCTGACCCGCGACGCGCGGGATCGCGCCCGCTTTGCCGGGGCGGAGACGGCGGCCCTGTCGCTCGCCGCGCTGCGCGCCACGACGGAGGAGCTGCGCAGCCACAATGGCAGCGATCTGCCTTGTGTGCGCGGCACCCTTCTGGACAGCGGCAAACCGGCCGCGTTTTATCCCGGTGCCCTGCCGCAAGATCCCTCGCACCTGCTGACCCCGGCCCGTCAGGGCGCCGAAAGCTGGCTCGATGGGGATTATCAGGCCATGGCCTTTGCACCGGCCCCACTCACCCTGCGCCCCGGCGATGGCCCGCCCCACATCCGCCTGGACCGGGCGGCGGAATTCCTGATTGGAGATCGCCTATGA
- the queF gene encoding preQ(1) synthase, with product MTDDIYKDLKQLGGATVMPASPEDAELERVPNPQADVAYNIRFTAPEFTSLCPMTGQPDFAHLVIDYVPGKWLVESKSLKLFLGSFRNHGAFHEDCTVSIARRLADFLAPQWLRIGGYWYPRGGIPIDVFWQTGPLPEGVWIPDQGVPPYRGRG from the coding sequence ATGACTGATGATATCTACAAAGACCTGAAACAACTGGGTGGGGCCACGGTGATGCCCGCAAGCCCCGAAGACGCCGAGCTGGAGCGGGTGCCCAATCCGCAGGCTGATGTGGCTTACAACATACGCTTCACGGCGCCGGAGTTCACATCGCTCTGCCCGATGACGGGCCAGCCCGATTTTGCCCATCTGGTGATCGACTACGTGCCGGGCAAATGGCTGGTGGAGAGCAAATCGCTGAAGCTGTTCCTGGGGTCATTCCGCAACCACGGAGCATTCCACGAGGATTGCACGGTGTCGATTGCGCGCCGTCTGGCCGATTTTCTTGCACCACAGTGGTTGCGCATCGGCGGCTATTGGTACCCGCGTGGTGGCATCCCGATTGATGTGTTCTGGCAGACCGGCCCGCTGCCCGAAGGGGTATGGATCCCAGACCAAGGGGTGCCCCCATACCGCGGTCGCGGCTGA
- the queE gene encoding 7-carboxy-7-deazaguanine synthase QueE, whose product MTEVLIPRAVRATGDTPSPAHRQGASRSAPTTLRIAEIFGPTIQGEGALIGEPTVFVRAGGCDYRCSWCDSLHAVDSRFRDTWAPMATDEVWQEVTRLSGGQPLTVSLSGGNPAIQNFAPLIAMGKEAGYRFACETQGSISQPWFAALDTLVLSPKPPSSGHRVDWQKFDHCLLAARGCAQIVLKIVIFDDCDYDWAKAVAHRRPDLPLYLQPGNPEVDPETPVDLTAATERLHWLIEKVTADRWFAPRVLPQLHVLVWGNKRGV is encoded by the coding sequence ATGACCGAGGTTCTGATACCGCGCGCCGTGCGCGCGACCGGTGACACACCCTCCCCTGCGCATAGGCAAGGGGCCAGCCGTTCGGCGCCGACGACGCTGCGTATCGCGGAGATCTTTGGTCCGACAATCCAGGGCGAAGGGGCGCTGATCGGTGAACCCACCGTATTTGTCCGCGCGGGGGGCTGTGACTATCGCTGCAGCTGGTGCGACAGCCTGCATGCGGTGGACAGCCGCTTCCGCGACACCTGGGCACCGATGGCCACAGATGAGGTCTGGCAGGAGGTGACCCGCCTCAGCGGTGGCCAGCCACTGACGGTCTCGCTCTCAGGTGGCAACCCGGCAATCCAGAACTTCGCGCCGCTGATCGCTATGGGCAAGGAGGCAGGCTATCGCTTCGCCTGCGAGACACAAGGCTCGATCAGCCAGCCTTGGTTTGCGGCCCTCGATACCCTTGTGCTCAGCCCAAAACCCCCCTCCAGCGGTCACCGCGTGGACTGGCAGAAATTCGACCACTGTCTGTTGGCTGCCAGGGGCTGCGCTCAGATCGTGCTGAAAATCGTGATCTTCGATGACTGCGATTACGATTGGGCCAAGGCGGTGGCTCATCGCCGACCTGACCTGCCGCTTTACCTGCAGCCGGGCAACCCGGAGGTTGATCCCGAAACACCGGTGGATCTGACCGCTGCCACCGAACGGCTGCATTGGCTGATTGAAAAAGTAACCGCCGACCGCTGGTTCGCCCCCCGTGTGCTGCCGCAGCTGCATGTGCTGGTCTGGGGCAACAAACGTGGCGTCTGA
- the queC gene encoding 7-cyano-7-deazaguanine synthase QueC encodes MKTLVICSGGLDSVSLAHILAAQGQLSRLVSFDYGQRHRKELDYAAACGQRLGVPHEIIDMRSIGAALSGSALTDDIDVPDGHYAEETMKVTVVPNRNAIMLTIAYGIAAAKGDTAVATAVHGGDHFIYPDCRPAFTDAFDAMQRMALDGYADVSLVTPFVHRSKGDIVAEGAAVNTPFAETWSCYKGGEHHCGRCGTCVERREAFDLAGVVDPTVYADPDFWRTAIKEGGA; translated from the coding sequence TTGAAAACACTTGTCATCTGCTCGGGCGGGCTCGATTCCGTGTCCCTTGCCCATATTCTTGCTGCCCAAGGGCAGCTCTCGCGTTTGGTGTCGTTCGACTATGGACAGCGTCATCGCAAGGAACTCGATTACGCCGCCGCCTGTGGGCAACGGCTTGGGGTTCCGCATGAGATCATCGACATGCGTTCGATCGGCGCCGCGCTCAGCGGTTCTGCATTGACCGATGATATCGATGTGCCGGACGGGCATTACGCCGAAGAGACCATGAAGGTCACGGTTGTGCCAAACCGCAATGCCATCATGCTGACCATTGCCTATGGGATTGCCGCCGCCAAGGGCGATACGGCCGTGGCAACGGCGGTGCATGGCGGCGATCACTTTATCTACCCGGACTGTCGCCCGGCGTTCACCGATGCCTTCGACGCGATGCAACGCATGGCGCTGGATGGCTATGCCGATGTGTCGCTGGTGACGCCTTTTGTGCATCGCTCCAAAGGGGATATCGTTGCCGAAGGCGCGGCGGTGAACACCCCCTTTGCCGAGACATGGTCCTGCTACAAAGGCGGTGAACATCACTGCGGGCGCTGTGGCACCTGCGTCGAACGCCGTGAGGCCTTCGATCTGGCGGGGGTCGTGGATCCCACAGTCTACGCTGACCCGGATTTCTGGCGCACCGCCATCAAAGAGGGGGGCGCATAA
- the gcvP gene encoding aminomethyl-transferring glycine dehydrogenase, with product MSFEPTDYLPYDFANRRHIGPSPEEMDDMLAVVGAKSLDALIDDTVPATIRQAAALEFGRPLSERELLHHMREVAGKNVLKTSLIGQGYHGTVTPPAIQRNILENPAWYTAYTPYQPEISQGRLEALLNFQTMISDLTGLEIANASLLDEATACAEAMTVAQRVSKSKAKAFFVDRDCHPQNIAVIQTRAAPLGIEVIVGNPDRLDASAVFGALFQYPGTYGHVRDFTDHIAQLHAHKAIGVVAADPLSLTLLKEPGAMGADIAVGSTQRFGVPVGAGGPHAAYMATKDAYKRAIPGRIVGVSVDAHGNRAYRLSLQTREQHIRREKATSNVCTAQALLAVMASMYAVFHGPKGLKAIAQRIHRKTVRLAKGLEEAGFRVDPRSFFDTITVDVGPLQKAVLKSAVDEGLNLRRVGETRVGITLDEVTRSETIEAVWRAFGIRRGDDDFTPEYRVPENMHRTSDYLTHPIFHMNRAETEMMRYMRRLADRDLALDRAMIPLGSCTMKLNAAAEMMPLSWPEFANIHPFAPADQMQGYAEMVSDLSEKLCQITGYDAISMQPNSGAQGEYAGLLSIAAYHRANGQGHRNICLIPMSAHGTNPASAQMVGWKVVVVKSAENGDIDLDDFREKAEKHAENLAGCMITYPSTHGVFEETVHEVCQITHDHGGQVYIDGANMNAMVGLSRPGDLGGDVSHLNLHKTFAIPHGGGGPGMGPIGVKAHLQPHLPGHPETGGEEGPVSAAPFGSASILTISWAYCLMMGGAGLTQATKVAILNANYIAKRLEGAYDVLYKGPTGRVAHECILDTRPFEASANVTVDDVAKRLIDSGFHAPTMSWPVAGTLMVEPTESETKAELDRFCEAMLSIREEIRAVEAGELDADNNALKNAPHTMEDLVKDWDRPYSREQGCFPPGAFRVDKYWPPVNRVDNAYGDRHLVCTCPPMEDYAEAAE from the coding sequence ATGTCTTTTGAACCCACGGATTATCTGCCTTACGACTTTGCCAACCGCCGCCACATCGGCCCGTCACCCGAGGAAATGGATGACATGCTTGCCGTGGTCGGCGCCAAGAGCCTGGACGCGCTGATCGACGACACCGTGCCCGCCACCATCCGTCAGGCCGCCGCGCTGGAGTTTGGCCGCCCGTTGTCCGAACGTGAGCTGCTGCATCACATGCGTGAGGTCGCGGGCAAGAACGTTCTGAAGACCTCGCTTATTGGTCAGGGCTACCATGGCACCGTGACCCCGCCCGCGATCCAGCGCAACATTCTGGAAAACCCGGCATGGTACACGGCCTACACGCCCTATCAGCCCGAAATCTCGCAGGGCCGTCTTGAGGCGCTGCTGAATTTCCAGACCATGATTTCAGACCTCACCGGTCTGGAAATCGCCAATGCCTCGCTTCTGGATGAGGCGACCGCCTGCGCCGAGGCGATGACTGTGGCGCAGCGGGTCTCCAAATCAAAGGCCAAGGCGTTTTTTGTCGATCGCGACTGCCACCCGCAGAACATCGCGGTGATCCAGACCCGCGCCGCGCCGCTGGGGATTGAGGTGATTGTCGGCAACCCGGATAGGCTGGATGCCTCGGCGGTCTTTGGCGCGCTGTTCCAATATCCCGGCACCTATGGCCATGTGCGCGATTTCACCGATCACATCGCCCAGCTGCACGCGCATAAGGCCATCGGCGTTGTCGCGGCAGATCCGCTGTCGCTGACCCTGCTGAAGGAGCCGGGCGCGATGGGCGCCGACATCGCTGTCGGCTCGACCCAGCGCTTTGGCGTGCCGGTTGGCGCCGGTGGTCCGCATGCGGCCTATATGGCCACCAAGGATGCCTATAAACGCGCGATCCCGGGCCGCATCGTCGGCGTGTCGGTCGATGCCCATGGCAACCGCGCCTATCGCCTGTCGCTGCAAACCCGCGAACAGCACATCCGCCGCGAGAAGGCGACCTCCAACGTCTGTACCGCGCAGGCCCTGCTGGCGGTGATGGCCTCTATGTATGCGGTCTTCCATGGCCCCAAAGGTCTGAAAGCCATCGCGCAGCGCATCCACCGCAAAACTGTCCGTCTGGCCAAGGGGCTGGAGGAGGCAGGCTTCAGGGTGGATCCCAGATCCTTCTTCGATACGATCACCGTGGATGTTGGCCCCTTGCAGAAGGCGGTGTTGAAATCCGCCGTGGACGAAGGGCTGAACCTGCGCCGGGTTGGCGAAACCCGCGTTGGTATCACCCTGGATGAGGTGACTCGCTCAGAGACCATCGAAGCGGTCTGGCGCGCCTTCGGCATCCGCCGCGGCGACGATGATTTCACGCCTGAGTATCGCGTGCCAGAGAACATGCACCGCACATCCGATTACCTGACGCATCCGATTTTCCACATGAACCGGGCCGAGACCGAGATGATGCGCTATATGCGCCGTCTGGCCGACCGCGATCTGGCGCTGGACCGCGCGATGATCCCGCTGGGCTCCTGCACGATGAAGCTCAACGCCGCGGCAGAAATGATGCCGCTCAGCTGGCCGGAATTTGCCAATATCCACCCCTTTGCGCCTGCTGATCAGATGCAGGGCTACGCCGAGATGGTCAGCGACCTGTCAGAGAAACTGTGCCAGATCACCGGCTATGACGCGATTTCCATGCAGCCGAACTCTGGCGCGCAGGGCGAATATGCGGGCCTTCTGTCCATCGCGGCCTATCACCGCGCCAACGGGCAGGGCCATCGCAACATCTGTCTGATCCCGATGTCCGCTCATGGTACTAACCCGGCCTCTGCCCAGATGGTGGGGTGGAAAGTTGTGGTGGTGAAATCCGCCGAAAACGGCGATATCGACCTCGATGATTTTCGTGAAAAGGCGGAGAAACACGCCGAAAACCTCGCAGGCTGCATGATCACCTACCCCTCGACCCATGGCGTGTTTGAGGAAACCGTGCATGAGGTCTGCCAGATCACCCATGATCACGGCGGTCAGGTCTACATCGACGGGGCCAATATGAACGCGATGGTGGGCCTGTCGCGTCCCGGTGATCTGGGCGGCGATGTGAGCCACCTGAACCTGCATAAAACCTTTGCCATCCCGCATGGTGGTGGCGGCCCCGGCATGGGTCCGATTGGGGTGAAGGCGCATTTGCAGCCACATCTGCCCGGTCACCCCGAAACCGGCGGGGAGGAAGGCCCGGTCTCGGCCGCGCCCTTCGGCTCTGCCTCCATCCTGACCATCAGCTGGGCCTATTGCCTGATGATGGGCGGTGCGGGTCTGACCCAGGCGACGAAGGTGGCGATCCTCAATGCCAACTACATCGCCAAGCGTCTCGAAGGGGCATATGATGTGCTCTATAAGGGGCCCACGGGCCGCGTCGCGCATGAGTGCATCTTGGACACGCGCCCGTTTGAGGCCAGCGCCAATGTCACCGTGGATGATGTGGCCAAACGTCTGATCGACAGCGGTTTTCACGCACCAACCATGTCCTGGCCCGTTGCTGGTACCCTGATGGTGGAACCCACCGAGTCCGAAACCAAGGCCGAGTTGGACCGGTTTTGTGAGGCCATGCTGTCGATCCGCGAGGAAATCCGCGCAGTAGAGGCGGGCGAGTTGGATGCGGACAATAACGCGCTGAAAAACGCCCCCCACACGATGGAAGACCTCGTGAAAGACTGGGATCGCCCCTATTCCCGCGAACAGGGCTGCTTCCCTCCGGGGGCGTTCCGGGTCGACAAATACTGGCCGCCGGTGAACCGTGTCGACAACGCCTACGGCGACCGCCATCTGGTCTGCACCTGCCCCCCCATGGAGGACTACGCAGAGGCGGCAGAATAA
- a CDS encoding GNAT family N-acetyltransferase — MTASSPPILRVARSTDAGKIAEILHRFEVDTPWMPKQHTGAEAISFCGTMIDRGWVTIAQIDGRVEGFLARDGAEICALYVRDTARGQGLGRLLLDYAKSVQSPLQLWTFQANEGAQRFYLREGFVEQTRTDGARNDEGLPDIQYIWPAPSSKPELKPRAAAVTKPSAGKPDRPKKDTP, encoded by the coding sequence ATGACAGCCTCATCCCCGCCCATCCTGCGTGTTGCGCGCAGCACCGATGCCGGCAAGATCGCCGAGATCCTGCACCGCTTCGAGGTTGATACCCCCTGGATGCCCAAGCAGCACACCGGGGCCGAGGCGATTAGCTTTTGCGGCACCATGATTGATCGCGGCTGGGTCACCATCGCGCAGATCGACGGACGGGTAGAGGGGTTTCTGGCCCGCGACGGTGCGGAGATCTGCGCGCTTTATGTGCGCGACACGGCGCGCGGGCAGGGGCTTGGCCGCTTGCTGCTGGATTATGCCAAATCGGTGCAGTCGCCGCTCCAGCTCTGGACGTTTCAGGCCAACGAAGGCGCGCAGCGGTTCTACCTGCGCGAAGGCTTCGTCGAACAGACCCGCACCGATGGCGCGCGCAACGACGAAGGGTTGCCGGATATTCAATACATCTGGCCCGCACCCTCGTCGAAGCCTGAACTCAAACCCCGCGCCGCCGCAGTGACAAAGCCCTCAGCCGGCAAACCGGATCGCCCGAAGAAGGACACGCCATGA
- the truA gene encoding tRNA pseudouridine(38-40) synthase TruA, translating into MPRFALKVEYHGAPFAGWQRQKDQPSVQGAIEDALARLEPGPHTIAAAGRTDTGVHGLGQVAHCDMVKDWDPFRLSEALNFHLKPAPVAIVDCARVEGDWHARFSAVERQYLFRILIRRAPATHEAGQVWQLNHDLDADAMQEAANHLIGQHDFTTFRSSICQAASPLKTLDELRVERVQGFSGPEIHFHVRARSFLHNQVRSFVGTLERVGAGAWAPEDVKTALEAEDRAACGPVCPGHGLYLARVGYPDDPFEIAE; encoded by the coding sequence ATGCCGCGTTTTGCTCTGAAAGTCGAATATCACGGCGCGCCCTTCGCCGGGTGGCAGCGCCAGAAGGATCAGCCCTCCGTACAGGGGGCGATCGAGGATGCGCTTGCGCGGCTGGAACCCGGCCCGCATACGATTGCAGCGGCGGGGCGCACGGACACCGGCGTGCATGGTCTGGGTCAAGTTGCGCATTGCGACATGGTGAAGGATTGGGATCCGTTCCGCCTGTCCGAGGCGCTGAATTTCCACCTGAAGCCAGCGCCCGTGGCGATTGTCGATTGCGCCCGTGTGGAGGGAGACTGGCACGCGCGATTTTCTGCGGTTGAGCGGCAGTATCTGTTTCGCATCCTGATCCGGCGCGCCCCGGCAACCCATGAGGCCGGACAGGTCTGGCAGCTCAATCACGATCTGGACGCCGACGCGATGCAGGAGGCGGCCAATCATCTGATTGGTCAGCATGATTTCACCACCTTCCGGTCGTCGATCTGTCAGGCGGCAAGCCCGCTGAAGACACTGGACGAATTGCGGGTTGAGCGGGTTCAGGGTTTTTCAGGGCCGGAGATTCATTTTCATGTGCGCGCGCGGTCCTTCCTGCACAATCAGGTGCGCAGCTTTGTCGGCACGCTGGAGCGGGTCGGCGCGGGAGCCTGGGCGCCCGAGGATGTGAAAACCGCGCTAGAGGCCGAGGATCGCGCCGCCTGCGGGCCGGTCTGCCCCGGTCACGGGCTCTATCTGGCGCGCGTCGGATACCCTGACGATCCCTTTGAGATTGCGGAATAG
- the gcvH gene encoding glycine cleavage system protein GcvH — MKFTEEHEWLLPEGDDLITVGITSHAAEQLGDVVFVELPEVGTEVSKDDEIVVIESVKAASDILAPLDGEIVEVNEALADNPGKINEDPQGDAWFFKIKPSDLSPMDDYMDEAGYKDFIG, encoded by the coding sequence ATGAAATTTACCGAAGAACACGAATGGCTGCTGCCGGAAGGCGACGATCTGATCACAGTGGGCATCACCAGCCACGCGGCCGAGCAGCTGGGTGATGTCGTGTTTGTGGAACTGCCCGAGGTCGGCACCGAAGTGTCCAAAGATGATGAGATCGTCGTGATCGAATCCGTCAAAGCCGCCTCCGATATTCTGGCGCCGCTGGACGGTGAGATCGTCGAGGTGAATGAGGCGCTGGCCGACAATCCCGGCAAGATCAATGAGGATCCGCAGGGCGATGCCTGGTTCTTCAAGATCAAACCCTCCGATCTGTCGCCGATGGACGATTACATGGATGAAGCCGGGTATAAGGACTTCATCGGTTGA
- a CDS encoding acyl-CoA dehydrogenase family protein yields the protein MDMNLGMRSENRALLDRVAAMIRDEIMPMEAAYHAEIGKGDRWQYTDRQAEILEGLKAKAKAQGLWNFWLTDSDKGFGLSTVEYAYFAEEMGKTPLGAEVFNCSAPDTGNMEVFERYGTEAMKQQWLAPLLQGEIRSAYLMTEPDVASSDATNISMSCVRDGDDYVLNGEKWWASGAGDPRCKVYIVMVRTGGDDLPKHKRQSMVVVPADAPGIEVLRPMEVYGHDDAPHGHMHIRFSDVRIPADHMLLGEGRGFEIAQGRLGPGRIHHCMRAIGQAESALEQLCRRSLRREAFGKPLAQLGANYDIIAECRMEIEMARLLCLKAAWYMDQGDARAAAPWISQIKVVAPRVALKVIDEAVQMHGGQGISQDTPLAQAWTHVRTLRLADGPDAVHRRQVARAELKAYSQENLG from the coding sequence ATGGATATGAACTTGGGAATGCGGAGCGAAAACCGCGCGCTTCTGGACCGGGTGGCGGCGATGATCCGCGACGAGATCATGCCGATGGAGGCCGCGTATCACGCCGAAATCGGCAAGGGCGACCGCTGGCAATACACTGACCGGCAGGCCGAAATCCTTGAAGGCCTGAAAGCCAAGGCGAAGGCGCAGGGTCTGTGGAATTTCTGGCTCACCGACAGCGACAAGGGCTTTGGCCTCTCCACCGTGGAATACGCCTATTTCGCTGAGGAAATGGGTAAAACGCCGCTGGGGGCAGAGGTCTTCAACTGCTCCGCGCCGGATACCGGCAATATGGAGGTGTTTGAGCGTTACGGCACCGAGGCGATGAAACAGCAATGGCTGGCGCCGCTCCTGCAGGGAGAGATCCGCTCGGCCTATCTGATGACGGAGCCGGATGTCGCCAGCTCTGACGCCACCAATATCTCCATGTCCTGCGTACGTGACGGTGATGATTATGTGCTGAATGGCGAAAAATGGTGGGCCTCTGGCGCTGGGGATCCGCGCTGCAAGGTCTATATCGTCATGGTGCGTACTGGCGGCGACGACCTGCCCAAACATAAGCGCCAGTCGATGGTTGTGGTGCCTGCGGATGCGCCGGGGATCGAGGTGCTGCGCCCGATGGAGGTCTACGGCCATGATGACGCTCCCCACGGGCATATGCATATCCGCTTTTCGGACGTGCGCATTCCGGCAGATCACATGCTGCTGGGGGAGGGGCGCGGGTTCGAGATCGCGCAGGGCCGCCTTGGGCCGGGCCGCATTCACCACTGTATGCGCGCCATTGGTCAGGCCGAAAGCGCGCTGGAGCAGCTCTGCCGCCGCTCACTGCGCCGCGAGGCCTTCGGCAAGCCGCTGGCCCAGCTGGGCGCCAACTACGATATCATCGCCGAATGCCGGATGGAGATCGAAATGGCCCGTCTCCTCTGCCTCAAGGCGGCGTGGTACATGGATCAGGGGGACGCCCGCGCTGCTGCCCCCTGGATCAGCCAGATCAAGGTGGTCGCCCCCCGCGTCGCGCTGAAGGTGATCGACGAGGCGGTGCAGATGCACGGCGGGCAGGGCATCAGCCAGGACACGCCGCTGGCCCAGGCCTGGACCCATGTGCGGACCCTGCGCCTTGCCGATGGTCCGGACGCCGTCCACCGCAGGCAGGTCGCGCGGGCTGAGTTGAAAGCCTACAGTCAGGAAAATCTCGGTTAA
- the queD gene encoding 6-carboxytetrahydropterin synthase QueD, producing the protein MFRITKEFHFSASHQLTHLPADHQCARLHGHNYIVVVELAGAELNSDGFVRDYHELAPLKTYIDGSFDHRHLNDVMEGPSTAENMARHFYDWCAARWPETAAVRVSETPKTWAEYRP; encoded by the coding sequence ATGTTCCGGATCACCAAGGAATTTCACTTCTCCGCATCGCATCAGCTGACGCATCTGCCAGCAGATCACCAATGTGCCCGGCTGCATGGGCACAACTACATCGTGGTGGTCGAACTGGCGGGCGCTGAACTGAACAGCGATGGGTTTGTGCGGGATTATCACGAGCTGGCACCGCTGAAGACTTACATCGACGGCAGCTTTGATCACCGCCATCTGAATGATGTGATGGAGGGCCCCTCCACCGCAGAAAACATGGCGCGCCATTTCTATGACTGGTGTGCTGCCCGCTGGCCGGAAACCGCCGCGGTGCGGGTATCTGAGACGCCCAAGACCTGGGCGGAATACCGACCATGA